A region of Streptomyces paludis DNA encodes the following proteins:
- the pheS gene encoding phenylalanine--tRNA ligase subunit alpha, protein MSAPNKSYDPVEVEALKPEEIERMRDEALAAFAAAGDLDALAHAKTAHTGGTSPLALANREIGALPPQAKAEAGKRVGQARGAVNKALAGRQTELEAERDARVLVEEAVDVTLPYDRTPAGARHPLTTIMERVTDVFVAMGYEVAEGPEAEAEWFNFDALNFVPDHPARQMQDTFFVQGPEGTTGDESGVVLRTHTSPVQARSLLSRELPVYVVCPGRVYRTDELDATHTPVFHQIELIAVDEGLTMADLKGTLDHMVQALFGPDMKTRLRPNFFPFTEPSAEMDMVCYVCRGESVGNPDRPCRTCGSEGWIELGGCGMVNPKVLTACGVDPKKYSGFAFGFGIERMLMFRHNVEDMRDMVEGDVRFTRPFGMEI, encoded by the coding sequence ATGTCCGCACCGAACAAGTCGTACGACCCGGTCGAGGTCGAGGCACTGAAACCGGAAGAGATCGAGCGCATGCGGGACGAGGCGCTCGCCGCCTTCGCCGCCGCCGGCGACCTCGACGCGCTCGCCCACGCGAAGACCGCGCACACCGGAGGCACGTCGCCGCTCGCCCTCGCCAACCGGGAGATCGGCGCGCTGCCGCCGCAGGCCAAGGCCGAGGCCGGCAAGCGTGTCGGCCAGGCGCGCGGCGCCGTCAACAAGGCGCTCGCCGGCCGGCAGACCGAGCTGGAGGCCGAGCGCGACGCCCGGGTCCTGGTCGAGGAGGCGGTGGATGTCACGCTGCCGTACGACCGGACCCCGGCCGGCGCCCGCCACCCGCTGACCACCATCATGGAGCGGGTCACGGATGTCTTCGTGGCCATGGGCTACGAGGTCGCCGAGGGCCCCGAGGCCGAGGCCGAGTGGTTCAACTTCGACGCGCTCAACTTCGTCCCGGACCACCCGGCCCGGCAGATGCAGGACACCTTCTTCGTCCAGGGGCCCGAGGGCACCACGGGCGACGAGTCCGGCGTGGTGCTCCGTACGCACACCTCGCCCGTGCAGGCCCGCTCGCTGCTCTCGCGCGAGCTGCCCGTGTACGTCGTCTGCCCCGGGCGGGTCTACCGCACGGACGAGCTGGACGCGACGCACACCCCGGTCTTCCACCAGATCGAGCTGATCGCGGTCGACGAGGGCCTCACCATGGCCGACCTCAAGGGCACCCTGGACCACATGGTGCAGGCGCTCTTCGGCCCGGACATGAAGACCCGGCTGCGGCCGAACTTCTTCCCGTTCACCGAGCCGTCCGCCGAGATGGACATGGTCTGCTACGTCTGCCGCGGCGAGTCCGTCGGCAACCCCGACCGCCCCTGCCGCACCTGCGGCAGCGAGGGCTGGATCGAGCTGGGCGGCTGCGGCATGGTCAACCCCAAGGTGCTCACCGCCTGCGGGGTCGACCCCAAGAAGTACAGCGGATTCGCCTTCGGGTTCGGCATCGAACGGATGCTGATGTTCCGCCACAACGTCGAAGACATGCGAGACATGGTCGAGGGTGACGTCCGGTTCACCCGGCCGTTCGGGATGGAGATCTGA
- a CDS encoding sensor histidine kinase, translating to MTVGASGSDAARSASIGGPADGGAGSGPCGIDPDDLPDGLIIADETGRVICFNTAAARITAIPPSAALGHPLERALPLEDLKGRRWWTLTDPYGGLATRVGQPERNLLLPGGREVLVSARYVRERPTGPVRRLVVSVRGTEARRRTELSHAELIATVAHELRSPLTSVKGFTATLLAKWERFTDDQKRLMLETVDADANRVTRLITELLDISRIDSGRLELRRQPVDIGQAVARHVQSHTASGQSPDRFLVRIQQPLPDLWADPDKIDQVLGNLLENAVRHGEGTVTIDVAAAEVQHAAGTEKGTAVTVCDEGPGIPEESMNRVFTRFWRGSKRGGTGLGLYIVKGIVEAHGGTITVGRGPGGGAEFRFVLPVGTPAHLI from the coding sequence ATGACTGTCGGTGCGAGCGGATCCGACGCGGCCCGGAGCGCCTCGATCGGCGGACCGGCGGACGGCGGGGCGGGATCCGGCCCGTGCGGTATCGATCCCGACGACCTCCCCGACGGGCTGATCATCGCCGACGAGACCGGCCGGGTCATCTGCTTCAACACCGCCGCCGCCCGGATCACCGCCATACCGCCCTCCGCCGCCCTCGGCCACCCGCTGGAGCGGGCGCTGCCGCTGGAGGACCTCAAGGGCCGCCGCTGGTGGACGCTGACCGACCCGTACGGCGGCCTCGCCACCCGGGTCGGCCAGCCCGAGCGCAATCTGCTGCTGCCCGGCGGCCGTGAGGTGCTCGTCTCCGCCCGGTACGTACGCGAGCGCCCCACCGGGCCCGTCCGCCGGCTGGTCGTCTCCGTCCGGGGCACCGAGGCGCGCCGCCGTACCGAACTCAGCCACGCCGAGCTGATCGCGACCGTCGCCCATGAGCTGCGCTCGCCGCTGACCTCCGTCAAGGGGTTCACCGCCACCCTGCTCGCCAAGTGGGAGCGGTTCACCGACGACCAGAAGCGGCTGATGCTGGAGACCGTCGACGCCGACGCGAACCGGGTCACCCGGCTGATCACCGAGCTGCTCGACATCTCCCGTATCGACTCCGGACGGCTGGAGCTGCGCCGGCAGCCCGTCGACATCGGGCAGGCCGTCGCACGCCACGTCCAGTCGCACACGGCCTCCGGCCAGTCGCCCGACCGCTTCCTGGTCCGTATCCAGCAGCCGCTGCCCGATCTGTGGGCAGACCCCGACAAGATCGACCAGGTCCTGGGCAACCTGCTGGAAAACGCGGTGCGCCACGGCGAGGGAACCGTCACCATCGATGTGGCGGCCGCCGAGGTCCAGCACGCGGCCGGGACAGAGAAGGGGACGGCCGTCACCGTGTGCGACGAGGGGCCCGGCATTCCGGAGGAGTCGATGAACCGTGTCTTCACCCGCTTCTGGCGGGGCAGCAAGCGCGGCGGCACCGGACTGGGGCTGTACATCGTCAAAGGCATCGTCGAGGCCCACGGCGGGACGATCACGGTCGGGCGCGGGCCGGGCGGTGGCGCCGAGTTCCGCTTTGTCCTGCCCGTCGGTACGCCCGCCCATCTCATATAG
- a CDS encoding TrmH family RNA methyltransferase, translated as MGTPELISPRSARVTAARRLAKRAFRGKERRFIAEGPQAVREAVAHRGEDGAPTLTELFTTVEAAERYPELIDAARATGARVHAAPDEVLADLSGTVTPQGLLGICRFLDSPFESVLRARPRLVAVLAHVRDPGNAGTVLRCADAAGADAVVLTDASVDLYNPKSVRASAGSLFHLPVAVGVPVEQAVRGLREAGVRILAADGAGDHDLDDELDADTMGGPTAWVFGNEAWGLPAETRALADAVVRVPIHGKAESLNLATAAAVCLYASARAQRVRVRAEGVRTGRRD; from the coding sequence ATGGGCACCCCCGAGCTGATCTCCCCGCGCTCCGCGCGTGTCACGGCCGCCCGGCGGCTCGCCAAGCGCGCCTTCCGCGGCAAGGAGCGCCGGTTCATCGCCGAGGGCCCCCAGGCCGTACGGGAGGCGGTGGCCCACCGGGGCGAGGACGGGGCGCCCACCCTCACCGAGCTGTTCACCACCGTCGAGGCCGCCGAGCGGTACCCGGAGCTGATCGACGCGGCGCGGGCCACCGGCGCCCGGGTGCACGCCGCGCCCGACGAGGTGCTCGCCGACCTCTCCGGGACCGTCACCCCGCAGGGGCTGCTGGGGATCTGCCGCTTCCTCGACTCTCCGTTCGAGTCCGTGCTGCGGGCCCGGCCCCGGCTCGTCGCCGTCCTCGCGCATGTCCGCGACCCCGGGAACGCGGGAACGGTGCTGCGCTGCGCGGACGCGGCGGGGGCCGACGCCGTCGTCCTCACCGACGCCTCCGTCGACCTGTACAACCCCAAGTCCGTACGGGCGTCGGCCGGTTCGCTCTTCCATCTGCCGGTCGCCGTCGGTGTCCCCGTGGAGCAGGCCGTCCGGGGGCTGCGCGAGGCGGGCGTACGGATCCTCGCCGCCGACGGCGCGGGCGACCACGACCTCGACGACGAGCTGGACGCGGACACCATGGGCGGGCCCACCGCCTGGGTCTTCGGCAACGAGGCATGGGGTCTGCCCGCCGAGACGCGCGCCCTCGCGGACGCAGTCGTCCGGGTGCCGATCCACGGAAAGGCCGAGAGCCTGAACCTCGCGACCGCCGCGGCCGTATGTCTCTACGCCTCAGCACGCGCCCAGCGCGTCCGCGTACGTGCTGAGGGGGTCCGTACCGGCAGGCGTGACTAG
- the rplT gene encoding 50S ribosomal protein L20, giving the protein MARVKRAVNAHKKRRAILEAASGYRGQRSRLYRKAKEQVTHSLVYNYNDRKKRKGDFRQLWIQRINAAARANGITYNRFIQGLKAANVEVDRKILAELAVNDANAFAALVEVAQKALPSDVNAPKAAA; this is encoded by the coding sequence GTGGCACGCGTCAAGCGGGCAGTCAACGCCCACAAGAAGCGCCGGGCAATCCTCGAAGCGGCCAGCGGTTACCGCGGCCAGCGTTCGCGCCTGTACCGGAAGGCGAAGGAGCAGGTCACCCACTCCCTCGTTTACAACTACAACGACCGCAAGAAGCGCAAGGGCGACTTCCGTCAGCTGTGGATCCAGCGGATCAACGCCGCCGCCCGCGCCAACGGCATCACCTACAACCGCTTCATCCAGGGTCTGAAGGCCGCCAACGTCGAGGTCGACCGCAAGATCCTCGCCGAGCTGGCCGTCAACGACGCCAACGCGTTCGCCGCGCTGGTCGAGGTCGCCCAGAAGGCCCTTCCGAGCGACGTCAACGCTCCGAAGGCCGCCGCCTGA
- the rpmI gene encoding 50S ribosomal protein L35 gives MPKNKTHSGASKRFKITGSGKVLRERAGKRHLLEHKSSRVTRRLTGTAEMAPGDAKKIKKLLGK, from the coding sequence ATGCCGAAGAACAAGACGCACAGCGGTGCCAGCAAGCGCTTCAAGATCACCGGCTCGGGCAAGGTGCTGCGCGAGCGGGCCGGCAAGCGCCACCTGCTTGAGCACAAGTCGTCTCGGGTGACGCGGCGTCTCACCGGCACCGCCGAGATGGCCCCCGGCGACGCCAAGAAGATCAAGAAGCTTCTCGGCAAGTGA
- the infC gene encoding translation initiation factor IF-3, giving the protein MWCYRGGSISAEPRINDRIRVPEVRLVGPSGEQVGIVPLAKALELAQEYDLDLVEVAATARPPVCKLMDYGKFKYESAMKAREARKNQAHTVIKEMKLRPKIDPHDYDTKKGHVVRFLKQGDKVKITIMFRGREQSRPELGFRLLQRLASDVEELGFIESNPKQDGRNMIMVLGPHKKKTEAMAEAREAQAARKAERQGYATEESADATGDAQAPAEASSEA; this is encoded by the coding sequence GTGTGGTGCTACCGAGGAGGATCCATCAGCGCCGAGCCCCGCATCAACGACCGGATTCGCGTTCCCGAAGTGCGACTTGTCGGTCCCAGTGGCGAGCAGGTGGGCATCGTCCCGCTCGCCAAGGCCCTGGAACTCGCACAGGAGTACGACCTGGACCTGGTCGAGGTCGCGGCGACAGCCCGTCCGCCCGTGTGCAAGCTCATGGACTACGGGAAGTTCAAGTACGAGTCGGCCATGAAGGCCCGTGAGGCGCGCAAGAACCAGGCGCACACGGTCATCAAGGAAATGAAGCTCCGGCCGAAGATCGACCCGCACGACTATGACACCAAGAAGGGTCACGTCGTCCGGTTCCTCAAGCAGGGTGACAAGGTCAAGATCACGATCATGTTCCGTGGTCGTGAGCAGTCCCGCCCCGAACTGGGCTTCCGACTGCTTCAGCGGCTCGCTTCGGACGTCGAGGAACTCGGCTTCATCGAATCGAACCCGAAGCAGGACGGCCGGAACATGATCATGGTTCTGGGCCCGCACAAGAAGAAGACCGAGGCCATGGCCGAGGCCCGCGAGGCGCAGGCCGCCCGCAAGGCCGAGCGTCAGGGTTACGCGACCGAGGAGTCGGCGGACGCGACGGGCGACGCCCAGGCCCCCGCCGAGGCTTCGTCCGAGGCGTGA
- a CDS encoding DUF1844 domain-containing protein, with amino-acid sequence MSDTTTPEATPGYDAMARDIAEVPAVEVIVTVAVNLMSAAAVKLGLTDEGDAHKDLDEARKLIHALAGLMDGSTTEISSFHAAPLRDGLKSLQLAFREASVVPDAPGQGPGEKYTGPVYG; translated from the coding sequence ATGAGCGACACGACGACACCCGAAGCAACCCCCGGCTACGACGCCATGGCCCGCGACATCGCGGAGGTCCCCGCCGTCGAGGTGATCGTCACGGTCGCGGTGAACCTGATGAGCGCGGCGGCCGTCAAGCTCGGACTCACCGACGAGGGCGACGCCCACAAGGACCTCGACGAGGCGCGCAAGCTGATCCACGCGCTGGCCGGCCTCATGGACGGCAGCACCACGGAGATCAGCTCCTTCCACGCCGCCCCGCTGCGCGACGGCCTCAAGTCCCTCCAGCTGGCCTTCCGCGAGGCGTCCGTCGTCCCGGACGCCCCGGGCCAGGGCCCCGGCGAGAAGTACACGGGCCCGGTCTACGGCTGA
- a CDS encoding SseB family protein, with amino-acid sequence MLKNIPESGFSDDDGAADPVLAEALAAWAVDRGAEGRVLAALRGARLLVPIVAVLGEVEEGADGLRREKTSDMAVPTLRAGDRRALPAFTSVEALARWDAEARPVAVPLGQALQAAAHEKADTVVLDLAGPVTYQLTGSALRALAEGRTSAEPLADPAVTEAVRAVVAGEGAVRRAYLGPGSADGIVALVLDPAEPPAEAARRVARALAADEVLRARLVRGLDLALLPADAPPPGEPLFVRQP; translated from the coding sequence GTGCTCAAGAACATTCCGGAATCCGGGTTTTCCGACGACGACGGCGCCGCCGATCCCGTTCTCGCCGAGGCGCTTGCCGCCTGGGCCGTGGATCGGGGGGCGGAGGGGCGGGTGCTGGCGGCGTTGCGGGGTGCGCGGTTGCTGGTGCCCATCGTCGCCGTGCTCGGGGAGGTGGAGGAGGGCGCGGACGGGTTGCGCCGGGAGAAGACGAGCGACATGGCGGTGCCGACGCTCCGGGCGGGGGACCGGCGGGCGTTGCCGGCGTTCACGTCGGTGGAGGCGCTGGCGCGGTGGGACGCGGAGGCGAGGCCGGTGGCCGTGCCGTTGGGGCAGGCGTTGCAGGCCGCCGCGCACGAGAAGGCGGACACCGTGGTGCTGGATCTGGCCGGGCCCGTGACGTATCAGCTCACCGGGTCCGCGCTGCGCGCGCTCGCCGAGGGGCGGACCAGTGCCGAGCCGCTGGCGGATCCCGCCGTCACGGAGGCGGTACGGGCGGTCGTGGCGGGGGAGGGGGCGGTGCGGCGGGCGTATCTGGGGCCGGGGAGCGCGGACGGCATCGTCGCGCTCGTACTGGACCCGGCCGAGCCGCCGGCGGAGGCGGCCCGGCGGGTCGCGCGGGCGCTCGCGGCGGACGAGGTGCTGCGGGCCCGCCTGGTGCGCGGGCTGGACCTGGCGCTGCTGCCGGCCGATGCCCCGCCGCCGGGCGAGCCCTTGTTCGTACGTCAGCCGTAG
- the mycP gene encoding type VII secretion-associated serine protease mycosin, with the protein MTPPATGPAPTSAPAPAVRRRRRQRAAAVLAASAFLLAPAVPAAHADAIRDRQWALDAMHTAEAWRSAQGTGVTVAVLDTGVDDRHPDLEGHVLPGKDLIGFGAVRGDRSWARHGTAMAGIIAGHGHGPDRSDGVLGIAPEAKILPVRVILEGTDPERTKARSSKGGALAEGIRWAADNGADVINLSLGDDSESAHPEAGEDEAVQYALAKGAVVVASAGNGGEKGDHISYPAAYPGVIAVTAVDRYGTHAAFSTRRWYATVSAPGVDVVIADPDQRYYEGWGTSAAAAFVSGAVALIRSAHPDLTPAQIKRLLAETARDAPKDGRDDARGYGFVDPAAALRAAGAGGVGTDVAADAATYRKRYFGAGPTVARPDPEPAAWLAPTAGGVGAALLAGAVLLWRGGARRLPAGGRGL; encoded by the coding sequence ATGACCCCGCCCGCGACCGGTCCCGCGCCCACGTCTGCGCCCGCGCCCGCCGTGCGCCGCCGCCGTCGGCAGCGTGCCGCCGCGGTCCTCGCCGCCTCGGCCTTCCTCCTCGCCCCCGCCGTCCCCGCCGCGCACGCCGACGCCATCCGCGACCGGCAGTGGGCGCTGGACGCCATGCACACCGCCGAGGCGTGGCGCAGCGCGCAGGGCACCGGCGTGACCGTCGCCGTCCTCGACACCGGCGTCGACGACCGCCACCCCGACCTCGAAGGCCACGTACTGCCCGGCAAGGACCTCATCGGCTTCGGCGCGGTACGCGGCGACCGGTCCTGGGCCCGCCACGGCACCGCCATGGCCGGGATCATCGCGGGCCACGGCCATGGCCCCGACCGCTCCGACGGGGTCCTCGGCATCGCGCCCGAGGCGAAGATCCTGCCCGTACGGGTCATCCTCGAAGGCACCGACCCCGAGCGGACCAAGGCCCGCTCCTCCAAGGGCGGCGCCCTCGCGGAGGGCATCCGGTGGGCCGCCGACAACGGCGCCGACGTCATCAACCTCTCCCTCGGCGACGACAGCGAGTCCGCCCACCCGGAGGCGGGCGAGGACGAAGCCGTCCAGTACGCCCTCGCCAAGGGCGCCGTCGTCGTCGCCTCCGCCGGCAACGGCGGCGAGAAGGGCGACCACATCTCGTACCCGGCGGCCTACCCCGGCGTGATCGCCGTGACCGCCGTCGACCGCTACGGCACCCACGCGGCGTTCTCCACCCGCCGCTGGTACGCCACGGTCAGCGCGCCCGGCGTCGACGTCGTCATCGCCGACCCCGACCAGCGCTACTACGAGGGCTGGGGTACGAGCGCGGCCGCCGCGTTCGTCTCGGGCGCGGTCGCGCTCATCCGCTCGGCCCACCCCGACCTCACCCCCGCCCAGATCAAGCGGCTGCTCGCGGAGACGGCGCGTGACGCGCCGAAGGACGGCCGCGATGACGCGCGCGGCTACGGGTTCGTGGACCCGGCCGCGGCGTTGCGCGCCGCCGGCGCGGGGGGCGTTGGTACGGACGTGGCCGCCGACGCCGCGACCTACCGCAAGCGGTACTTCGGGGCGGGCCCCACCGTGGCCCGCCCCGACCCGGAACCGGCGGCGTGGCTCGCGCCGACGGCGGGCGGGGTGGGAGCGGCGCTGCTGGCGGGGGCGGTGCTGCTGTGGCGCGGCGGCGCCCGTCGCCTCCCGGCGGGGGGCCGTGGTCTCTGA
- a CDS encoding amino acid deaminase/aldolase: MNPRASDRVRYDRATAHLDAPVAIVDLDAFDANADDLVRRAGGKPIRVASKSVRCLALLERVLARDGFAGIMSFTLAESLWLARAGFGDVLLAYPSVDRAAYAELTADPKLAAAVTVMIDDPAQLDLIDAARDGGREEVRVCLELDTSLRLLGGRIRYGALRSPLREPAQLADLARSVARRQGFRLVGIMAYEGHVAGVGDSLVGRPVRSRAIRLMQAAARRELVERRAAVVRAVRAVTPDLEFVNGGGTGSVQHTAAEEAVTEIAAGSGLYVPRLFDNYTSFTGRPAALFAQPVVRRPGVGVVTVLGGGYPASGAAGRDRLPVPYLPRGLRYDAQEGPGEVQTPLLGPAADDLLIGDKVWFRHAKAGELCERFDTLHLVAGDRVVASVPTYRGEGRTFL, translated from the coding sequence ATGAATCCGCGTGCCAGTGACCGGGTCCGGTACGACCGGGCCACCGCCCATCTCGACGCGCCGGTCGCCATCGTCGATCTCGACGCGTTCGACGCCAATGCCGACGATCTGGTGCGGCGGGCGGGGGGCAAGCCGATCCGGGTGGCGAGCAAGTCCGTACGGTGTCTGGCGCTGCTGGAGCGTGTGCTGGCCCGGGACGGGTTCGCGGGGATCATGTCCTTCACGCTGGCCGAGTCGCTGTGGCTGGCCCGGGCCGGGTTCGGCGATGTGCTGCTGGCCTATCCGTCGGTGGACCGGGCGGCGTACGCGGAGCTGACGGCCGATCCCAAGCTCGCCGCCGCGGTGACGGTGATGATCGACGATCCGGCGCAGCTCGATCTCATTGACGCGGCGCGCGACGGTGGCCGGGAGGAGGTCAGGGTCTGTCTGGAGCTGGACACGTCGCTGCGGCTGCTGGGCGGGCGGATCCGGTACGGCGCGCTGCGCTCGCCGCTGCGGGAGCCGGCCCAACTGGCGGATCTGGCCAGGTCGGTGGCGCGTCGTCAGGGATTCCGGCTGGTGGGGATCATGGCGTACGAGGGTCATGTGGCCGGGGTCGGGGACTCCCTGGTGGGGCGTCCGGTGCGGTCGCGGGCGATCCGGCTGATGCAGGCGGCGGCCCGGCGGGAACTGGTGGAGCGGCGGGCGGCGGTGGTGCGCGCGGTGCGGGCCGTCACACCGGATCTGGAGTTCGTCAACGGGGGCGGGACGGGCAGCGTCCAGCACACGGCGGCGGAGGAGGCGGTGACGGAGATCGCGGCGGGCTCGGGGCTGTATGTGCCGCGGCTGTTCGACAACTACACGTCGTTCACGGGCCGTCCGGCGGCGCTCTTTGCCCAGCCCGTGGTGCGGCGGCCCGGGGTCGGGGTGGTGACGGTGCTCGGCGGCGGCTATCCGGCGTCGGGGGCGGCGGGCCGTGACCGGCTGCCCGTGCCGTATCTGCCGCGCGGGCTGCGGTACGACGCGCAGGAGGGCCCGGGCGAGGTGCAGACCCCGCTGCTGGGCCCGGCGGCGGACGATCTGCTGATCGGTGACAAGGTGTGGTTCCGGCATGCCAAGGCCGGTGAGCTGTGCGAGCGGTTCGACACGCTCCACCTGGTCGCGGGCGACCGGGTGGTGGCGTCCGTACCGACGTACCGGGGCGAGGGCCGTACGTTCCTCTGA
- a CDS encoding 3-oxoacyl-ACP reductase: MTAPQNDIVCRRLVGRTAVITGAGSGIGLATARRLASEGAHIVCGDIDETAGKAAAEEVGGTFVKVDVTDADQVEALFKTAFDTYGSVDIAFNNAGISPPDDDSILTTGLDAWRRVQEVNLTSVYLCCKAAIPYMRRQGRGSIINTASFVARMGAATSQISYTASKGGVLAMSRELGVQFAREGIRVNALCPGPVNTPLLQELFAKDPERAARRLVHIPVGRFADAEEIAAAVAFLASDDSSFVNATDFLVDGGIAGAYVTPV, translated from the coding sequence ATGACCGCTCCCCAGAACGACATCGTCTGCCGCCGGCTCGTGGGCCGTACGGCGGTCATCACCGGTGCCGGCAGCGGCATCGGCCTCGCCACCGCCCGCCGGCTCGCCTCCGAGGGCGCGCACATCGTCTGCGGCGACATCGACGAGACCGCCGGCAAGGCCGCCGCCGAGGAGGTCGGCGGGACCTTCGTCAAGGTCGACGTCACCGACGCCGACCAGGTCGAGGCCCTGTTCAAGACCGCGTTCGACACCTACGGCAGCGTCGACATCGCCTTCAACAACGCCGGTATCTCGCCCCCCGACGACGACTCGATCCTCACCACCGGACTCGACGCCTGGCGCCGGGTCCAGGAGGTCAACCTCACCTCCGTCTACCTCTGCTGCAAGGCCGCGATCCCCTACATGCGGCGCCAGGGCCGGGGCTCCATCATCAACACCGCCTCCTTCGTGGCCCGCATGGGCGCGGCGACCTCGCAGATCTCCTACACCGCCTCCAAGGGCGGCGTACTCGCGATGTCCCGGGAGCTGGGCGTCCAGTTCGCCCGCGAGGGCATCCGCGTCAACGCGCTGTGCCCGGGCCCCGTCAACACCCCGCTGCTCCAGGAGCTGTTCGCCAAGGACCCGGAGCGCGCCGCGCGCCGCCTGGTGCACATCCCGGTCGGCCGGTTCGCCGACGCCGAGGAGATCGCGGCGGCCGTCGCGTTCCTCGCGAGCGACGACTCGTCCTTCGTGAACGCCACCGACTTCCTCGTCGACGGCGGCATCGCGGGCGCCTACGTCACCCCCGTGTAG